The sequence below is a genomic window from Candidatus Acidiferrales bacterium.
TATCTGTGGGGATCGAAGACGTCGAGGATATCATTGCGGACCTCGACCACGCGCTGGCGAAAATTTAGCGCGAATTTAGCGATGCTTGCTGCGGACTGCCTTCCTTGCAGGACGAACGGATTGTTTAATCCAACGCAAATATGGTTCTGAGCCGCTCACGACTGGCAGAGCGATGATTTCGGGCACCTCGTAGCTGTGGTGCCGGCGAATTTCGCGCTCCAATTCGCGGAAATGCGACCGCGTGGATTTGATTAGCAGCAAAATTTCATTCGCGGTTTCAATTTTTTCCTTCCAACGATAGACGGAATGAATCGGACTCGGGAAAATATTTACGCACGCGGCAAGCTTCAAATGAAGTAAGGCGCGGGCAAGGCGATTGGCCTCGCGCCGCGTTCCACAGGTCACGAAAACGACAATTTCACTGGCCATGATGTGAGTATTTCCTCGTCGCGCGCGCCACGAAACAAATCTCTGCTCGCGTTACCCTTTCGCGCGCACACATTTCCCCAATGGTGCGCGCTCGCGCGGCAAGATACAATATGCCGCGCATGGCTGGCAATGCGATCCATTTCGGGACTTCGGGATGGCGCGGAATCATCGCGGATGATTTCACGTTCGAAGGCGTGCGCATCGCCGCGACAGCCATCGCCGGACACGTCCGCAGCATTTCCAAGCGTCCCAAGCTGCTCGTCGGTTACGATACACGATTTTTTTCCGAGGAATTTGCGCGCGCGGCGGCAAGAGCGCTCGCAAACGCACACTGCGGAGTCCTTTTCTGCGGCGGACCAACGCCGACGCCGGCGATTGCGTACGAGATTTTAAGGCGCAAATTGCAAGGCGCAGTCAACATCACGGCGAGCCACAATCCGGCGGCATACAACGGATTGAAATTTTCAGGCCCCGACGGCTGTCCGGCGCTACCGGAAGTCACGCACGACGTCGAAGGGCGGGCGCGCCGTCTCGCGGACCGCATGACAGAGGCGGACGAGCATCTCGACGGACGTGAATTCGAGAAAATTGACTTGCACGAAAATTATCTGAAGCGCATTGGCGAGCTGGTGCGATTTGACGCGATCGCGGCGTCGAAAATGAGTTTTGCCTTCGATGCGCTGCACGGGTGCGGCGCGGGCTGGCTCGACCGCGCACTGGAGCAGCATGGAGTCGCAGTGCAGGCGATTCGCACGAAGCGCGATGTGCTCTTCGACGGCTCGGGACCGGATCCATCGGAAGAAAATTTGAAGCCGCTCGCGAGAGCCGTCTCGGAGGCAAAGGCTGTCGCCGGTCTGGCGACGGATGGCGATGCAGACCGCTTCGGCGTGCTCGATGGCGATGGAACATTTGTTTCGCCGAATCACGTGCTCGCGCTCGTTTTCGATTACTTGATCGAAACACGCGGCTGGAAGCTAGGCGCGGCGCGGAGCGTGGCGACGACGCATCTACTTGATGCGGTCGCGCGGCATCACGGCGTGCCGGTGTTTGAGACACCGGTCGGTTTCAAATACATCGGGCCGTTCCTCGAACGCGACAAAATCACGCTGGGCGGCGAAGAAAGCGCGGGGATGACGATTCGCGGGCACGTGCCGGAGAAAGACGGCATTCTGGCATGCTTGCTTGTCGCGGAAATGGTGGCCACGCGACGAAAGCCGCTCGCGGAACAGTTGCAAGCTCTTTTCAAGCGCGTGGGACGCGCGTATTGGCCGGTGCGCATCAATTTGCATTTTGCGCCGGAAGTTATTTCTGGCTTGCCGCGGCGGTTTGACCGCGCACCTTCCGAATTTGGCGGACGCCGCGTGGCGCGCACTGATCGCACGGACGGCTTGAAGCTCGTGTTTGACGACGACTCCTGGGTATTGATGCGGCCGTCGGGAACGGAGCCGCTGGTGCGCGTGTATGCCGAAGCGGCGTCGATTGCAAAGGCCAATGAAATGGCGGAGGAGGCGCGGAAGTGGATCAGCGGATGAAGAGCGACCGCGAACCGTCGTTTTTCCGGCAAAACGCGCGATATTTTTTCGCGCTGGCTTTTTTTCTGCTTCTGCTGCAAGACATTTTCGGGACGCACGGATTGATGGCCATGCACCGCTCGAAAGCGCAGATTCAAGAAGTGCAGGCACAGATTGCGCAACTCGACAAAGAAAACGCGGATTTGGAGCAGCACATCAAAGACCTCAAAACCGACCCAGCAGCGATTGAAAAAATCGCGCGCGACCGCATGGGACTGGCGCGGCCGGGCGAATTGATTTTCCGCATGCCGGACGCAAAGGGCGGGCAAACTTCTTCAACGCCGACGCAACCGACAAGGACTCCGAAGAAGTAAATCGGAAATGCACGAGAGGAAGAGAGATGCTCGCTAGGATTGCGCCGCGGGGCGAAGTGCACGGCGAAATTTCTGCAGAATTTCGCCACCACGGCCTTTGGTGCGAATGCGCGCGAAAGCGAGAAGCGTCATCGCCGTAAAAATAATGAGCAGGCCCAACGAAGCGCCGGTGATGCTCATCCCGTGCTTGGTCAAGATGGAAAACCTGCCGTAAACGAATTCGATGTGTACCCAATAGACGAGAAGCGACGCTTGGCCCATAACGACGAGCGGGCTGAACTTCCACTGCCCCGCGCCCCAACGGCACCAGGCGTAACTCAAAAATAAAATCATCATCAACACACCGACGCGAATCAGGACGAATTGCGGGCTGCTATGCCAGAAATCGTACGTTGCGTAGATGCGAACCGGCAGCGAATCAAACCACAAGCCCAATCCGTAAAACGCCGCGCCGAGAAGACTCAAGATCAGAAGGGCTTTCCATTCGCGCTGGCGCGCCCAATCGCTCAGGAGAAAAAATCCTACGGCAAGGCCCGCGAATGAAAATGCCGCCCAAGGAAAAATCGGAAAAAGCCAATGCTGCGGCACGCCGAGATTGTGAACGCCATTGATATAGGACTCGACCGGCCACGGCAGCCAGCGCAACCGCCAAGTGGTCCAGAGCGGTGGCGTGACGAGCGCAATTCCGATGGCGACGGCAGCAGCGAGCGCTGCGTTCGTCGGACGGCGGCGCGCGAAACGGCATACGATGCCCATCAGCATCATGGAAATGCCGATGGTGTTGAGGATGTCGACGCGGAGAAGATCGGTCCACGGCGACCACGGATAGCCGAGCGCGAATTCCTGAACGCGAAAGAGAAGGCCGAGGCCAAAGATTTCCGCGCCGCGGCGAATGGTCGTGGCGGCAATGTCGTTCGCCGAAGCGCCTTTATCGCGCATGCGACCGGTGACGAGCGCGAACGAGATTCCCGCGAGAAATAAAAACAGCGGCGCGGGAAGCGTTCCGCCGAGCTGCGACCAACGGAAAAAAGAAGTGTTGCGCGCCGTCGGACTCAGCCAGGAGTCGTAACAGTGCGTCTGGAACATCGCCACGCACGCGAGGCCGCGCATCCAGTCGATATAAGCGATTCTTTGCTTTGCAGCTTCGGGCATTCCAGGAAAAGAATCGCCGAGCGCGAGTCGCAAAGCAAGCGTTTCCGAACACTGCACTATCCGAGAATTCTCAGCGAACCGAGGCGATAATCCCTTCAAATGACGCGGATGGTTTTGAATTACACTGTTGCGCGATGAGCGCGGCGGCACAAAACCGACAGTTCCCTTTTGCGGGCGCGGCGATCCTGTGGGCCGGGCTGCTGCTGTTCGGAACTTTCGGCGGATTGTGGCTCGGATATGGCGGGCGGCGGTTCGCCGTGGCGATGGTCGCGGCCACAGTTTTGCTCGGC
It includes:
- a CDS encoding phosphoglucomutase/phosphomannomutase family protein; the encoded protein is MPRMAGNAIHFGTSGWRGIIADDFTFEGVRIAATAIAGHVRSISKRPKLLVGYDTRFFSEEFARAAARALANAHCGVLFCGGPTPTPAIAYEILRRKLQGAVNITASHNPAAYNGLKFSGPDGCPALPEVTHDVEGRARRLADRMTEADEHLDGREFEKIDLHENYLKRIGELVRFDAIAASKMSFAFDALHGCGAGWLDRALEQHGVAVQAIRTKRDVLFDGSGPDPSEENLKPLARAVSEAKAVAGLATDGDADRFGVLDGDGTFVSPNHVLALVFDYLIETRGWKLGAARSVATTHLLDAVARHHGVPVFETPVGFKYIGPFLERDKITLGGEESAGMTIRGHVPEKDGILACLLVAEMVATRRKPLAEQLQALFKRVGRAYWPVRINLHFAPEVISGLPRRFDRAPSEFGGRRVARTDRTDGLKLVFDDDSWVLMRPSGTEPLVRVYAEAASIAKANEMAEEARKWISG
- a CDS encoding heparan-alpha-glucosaminide N-acetyltransferase domain-containing protein, with the translated sequence MPEAAKQRIAYIDWMRGLACVAMFQTHCYDSWLSPTARNTSFFRWSQLGGTLPAPLFLFLAGISFALVTGRMRDKGASANDIAATTIRRGAEIFGLGLLFRVQEFALGYPWSPWTDLLRVDILNTIGISMMLMGIVCRFARRRPTNAALAAAVAIGIALVTPPLWTTWRLRWLPWPVESYINGVHNLGVPQHWLFPIFPWAAFSFAGLAVGFFLLSDWARQREWKALLILSLLGAAFYGLGLWFDSLPVRIYATYDFWHSSPQFVLIRVGVLMMILFLSYAWCRWGAGQWKFSPLVVMGQASLLVYWVHIEFVYGRFSILTKHGMSITGASLGLLIIFTAMTLLAFARIRTKGRGGEILQKFRRALRPAAQS
- the cutA gene encoding divalent-cation tolerance protein CutA gives rise to the protein MASEIVVFVTCGTRREANRLARALLHLKLAACVNIFPSPIHSVYRWKEKIETANEILLLIKSTRSHFRELEREIRRHHSYEVPEIIALPVVSGSEPYLRWIKQSVRPARKAVRSKHR
- a CDS encoding septum formation initiator family protein, which translates into the protein MKSDREPSFFRQNARYFFALAFFLLLLQDIFGTHGLMAMHRSKAQIQEVQAQIAQLDKENADLEQHIKDLKTDPAAIEKIARDRMGLARPGELIFRMPDAKGGQTSSTPTQPTRTPKK